In the Candidatus Binatia bacterium genome, one interval contains:
- the queG gene encoding tRNA epoxyqueuosine(34) reductase QueG: MQRSVGSGQSNTAGQPRNGASPGAAAPRNDETANVRLATAGGPGLEGPDEAGGGLEQELRGRALALGFAACGICDADDLSCGPLLAEWLETGRHGDMQYLAEKHERRIRPSLALAGARSVVVVACPYPSPPPPDPQWRKHLRGRVAAYAVGPDYHVHVAERLETLAQWLADRAGARCVVHVDGGPLVEKELARKAGLGWYGRNTNILRPGLGSYFVLGTIVTTAPLVADAAFAADHCGTCRACIPACPTDALGRGPTIDATRCISYLTIEHRGPILSSLRASIGNWVFGCDVCQQVCPWNADEAGGDERARPWLPDWLAMTEDEFRARFSGTALLRPKRRGLARNAAVALGNSANPDAVPFLARAAREHDEPLVRAHAAWALGRFADAQAVRELEAALACERVPPVRREIQDALAGPRTGA; encoded by the coding sequence ATGCAGCGCTCCGTGGGCAGCGGTCAATCTAACACTGCCGGCCAGCCGCGCAATGGTGCCTCGCCCGGGGCTGCTGCGCCGCGCAATGACGAGACGGCAAATGTCCGCCTCGCGACCGCCGGCGGCCCGGGCCTCGAAGGCCCGGACGAGGCGGGCGGTGGCCTCGAGCAGGAGCTCCGGGGGCGCGCCCTGGCCCTCGGCTTTGCCGCGTGCGGCATCTGTGACGCCGACGACCTTTCCTGCGGCCCATTGCTCGCCGAGTGGCTCGAGACCGGCCGTCACGGCGACATGCAGTACCTGGCCGAAAAGCACGAGCGCCGCATCCGGCCCTCGCTGGCGCTGGCCGGGGCGCGCAGCGTCGTGGTCGTCGCCTGCCCCTACCCTTCGCCTCCGCCGCCCGATCCGCAGTGGCGCAAGCATCTGCGCGGTCGCGTCGCGGCGTACGCAGTCGGCCCGGACTACCACGTGCACGTCGCCGAAAGACTCGAGACGCTCGCGCAGTGGCTTGCCGATCGCGCGGGCGCCCGCTGCGTCGTTCACGTCGACGGCGGCCCGCTGGTCGAAAAAGAGCTCGCGCGAAAAGCGGGACTCGGCTGGTACGGTCGCAACACCAACATCCTGCGGCCCGGGCTCGGATCGTATTTCGTGCTCGGCACCATCGTAACGACCGCGCCGCTCGTAGCCGACGCCGCGTTTGCCGCCGACCACTGCGGCACCTGTCGCGCGTGCATTCCCGCGTGTCCCACCGACGCGCTCGGCCGCGGCCCGACGATCGATGCCACCCGCTGCATCTCGTACCTCACGATCGAGCACCGCGGGCCTATTCTTTCTTCGCTGCGCGCGTCGATCGGCAATTGGGTGTTCGGCTGCGATGTCTGCCAGCAGGTCTGCCCGTGGAACGCAGACGAAGCCGGCGGCGACGAACGCGCAAGGCCGTGGCTTCCGGACTGGCTCGCGATGACCGAGGACGAGTTTCGAGCGCGCTTTTCGGGAACCGCGCTGCTGAGGCCCAAACGACGAGGCCTCGCGCGCAACGCCGCCGTGGCGCTCGGCAACAGCGCCAATCCCGATGCCGTGCCCTTCCTCGCCCGCGCCGCGCGCGAGCACGACGAGCCGCTGGTTCGCGCGCATGCCGCCTGGGCGCTCGGCCGTTTCGCCGACGCGCAGGCCGTTCGCGAGCTGGAAGCAGCACTCGCTTGCGAGCGCGTTCCGCCGGTGCGCCGCGAGATCCAGGACGCACTCGCCGGCCCCCGCACGGGCGCTTGA
- the secD gene encoding protein translocase subunit SecD — protein sequence MERGLMGRLAAVVAVTLISIICLVPNFTTDLPDWWPSRPISLGLDLRGGIHLVLQVQTEKAVESHVDALIDQMRRDAREKEIATRDWKREGSEGLVFTVVGDAKTADMQKLVSDSYPNLAPSGSEGGLHYKLSKAEVDGIKQLAVEQALETIRNRVDEFGVAEPTIQRTGDEGILIQLPGVQDTARAKALIGKTAQLEFRLLAQDANAPGVKRMSGTEVDPATHSVREVPYNVEPTILMTGAAIADARHRPGQVGEGPYVAITLTSPGGTTFERITGDNVGRRLAIILDGKVQSAPVIKDRIGGGHAVITGSFTLDEARDLAIVLRAGALPAPVVIEEERSVGPSLGRDSIQAGTRSFVIGAVVVVSFMLIYYKMAGLVADLALAGHILLMLALLAGFRGTLTMPGIAGIVLTLGMALDANVLINERIREELRRGQTAHAALEAGYWKALPAIFDSNLTTFLSGVILFQFGSGPVKGFALTLCIGVVTTAYAVYCAYVFHGLVVGNRANPRLSI from the coding sequence GTGGAACGGGGCTTGATGGGGCGGCTGGCGGCCGTCGTGGCAGTGACGTTGATCTCGATCATCTGTCTCGTGCCGAACTTCACGACGGATCTTCCCGACTGGTGGCCGAGCCGGCCGATCTCTCTCGGGCTCGACCTGCGCGGCGGGATTCATCTCGTCCTCCAGGTACAGACCGAGAAAGCGGTCGAATCTCACGTCGACGCGCTGATCGACCAGATGCGCCGCGACGCGCGCGAGAAGGAGATCGCCACGCGCGACTGGAAGCGCGAAGGCAGCGAAGGCCTGGTCTTCACGGTAGTCGGCGATGCGAAGACCGCCGACATGCAGAAGCTGGTCTCCGACTCCTATCCGAACCTGGCGCCGTCCGGCTCCGAAGGGGGCCTCCACTACAAGCTGTCGAAGGCGGAAGTGGACGGCATCAAGCAACTTGCCGTCGAGCAGGCGCTGGAGACGATCCGCAACCGCGTCGACGAGTTCGGCGTGGCCGAGCCGACGATCCAGCGCACCGGCGACGAGGGCATTCTCATCCAGCTTCCCGGTGTCCAGGACACCGCGCGCGCCAAGGCGCTGATCGGCAAGACGGCGCAGCTCGAGTTCCGTCTTCTCGCGCAGGACGCCAATGCGCCGGGCGTCAAGCGCATGTCGGGCACCGAGGTGGACCCGGCCACGCACAGCGTCCGCGAGGTGCCTTACAACGTCGAGCCGACGATCCTGATGACCGGGGCGGCCATCGCCGACGCGCGCCACCGTCCGGGGCAGGTAGGTGAAGGACCGTACGTCGCCATCACGCTGACTTCGCCCGGCGGGACGACGTTCGAGCGCATCACCGGCGACAACGTCGGCAGGCGCCTGGCGATCATCCTGGACGGCAAGGTGCAAAGTGCGCCGGTCATCAAGGACCGCATCGGCGGAGGCCACGCGGTGATCACCGGCAGCTTCACGCTCGACGAAGCGCGCGACCTTGCGATCGTACTGCGTGCCGGCGCCCTGCCGGCACCGGTGGTCATCGAGGAGGAGCGCAGCGTCGGACCGTCGCTCGGGCGCGACTCGATCCAGGCCGGCACCCGCTCGTTCGTCATCGGCGCGGTCGTCGTCGTCTCGTTCATGCTGATCTACTACAAGATGGCGGGCCTGGTTGCCGACCTCGCGTTGGCCGGCCACATCCTGCTGATGCTGGCCCTGCTCGCAGGGTTCCGCGGCACGCTGACGATGCCGGGCATCGCCGGCATCGTGCTCACGCTCGGCATGGCGCTCGATGCGAACGTGCTGATCAACGAGCGCATCCGCGAAGAGCTGCGCCGCGGCCAGACTGCGCACGCGGCACTGGAGGCCGGCTACTGGAAAGCGCTTCCGGCGATTTTCGATTCGAACCTGACGACGTTCCTGTCGGGAGTGATCCTGTTCCAGTTCGGATCCGGACCCGTCAAGGGCTTCGCTCTCACTCTTTGCATCGGCGTCGTCACGACCGCGTATGCGGTGTACTGCGCCTACGTTTTCCACGGCCTCGTGGTCGGCAACCGCGCCAATCCGCGCCTGAGCATCTGA
- the queA gene encoding tRNA preQ1(34) S-adenosylmethionine ribosyltransferase-isomerase QueA, with the protein MKTAPAAAPAGGPFWTGELEYRLPPELVAQVPAHRRDASRLMVLDGATGTTAHASFADLGRHLPAGALLVANDSRVIRARLRGVKRGSGGAVEALLLGAGSRTVAPAMIRVAKPLRAGQHVDFGAGVSACIVGEPALGRASLDFAPLSVDDALARCGELPLPPYIERAEGPSDADLERYQTVYARSPGSVAAPTAGLHFTKELIDELASAGFDLAKITLHVGPGTFSPVRGSLSVHRMEEERYSIDEQTAARIARAKEEGRPVVAVGTTTVRALESAAQADGVVRAGSASSGLFIRPGHRFRAIDALVTNFHLPGSTLLALVMALAGRDCIERAYEAAVAERYHFYSYGDAMLIR; encoded by the coding sequence GTGAAGACAGCTCCTGCGGCCGCGCCGGCCGGCGGTCCTTTCTGGACCGGCGAGCTGGAGTATCGCCTTCCACCCGAGCTCGTCGCGCAGGTGCCGGCGCATCGCCGCGATGCTTCGCGGCTGATGGTGCTCGATGGCGCAACCGGCACCACGGCGCACGCGTCGTTCGCCGATCTCGGGCGTCATCTGCCCGCCGGCGCGCTTCTGGTCGCCAACGATTCGCGCGTGATCCGCGCGCGGCTGCGCGGCGTCAAGCGAGGCAGCGGCGGCGCGGTCGAAGCGCTGCTTCTCGGCGCGGGAAGCCGTACGGTTGCCCCCGCGATGATCCGTGTCGCGAAACCCTTGCGCGCCGGCCAGCACGTCGATTTCGGCGCCGGAGTCTCCGCGTGCATCGTCGGCGAACCGGCTCTCGGTCGCGCCAGCCTCGACTTTGCACCGCTGTCCGTGGACGACGCGCTCGCGCGCTGCGGAGAGCTTCCGCTGCCGCCGTACATCGAGCGCGCCGAAGGACCCTCCGACGCGGATCTGGAACGCTACCAGACCGTGTACGCGCGCAGCCCCGGATCGGTTGCCGCACCGACGGCAGGCCTGCATTTCACCAAAGAGCTGATCGATGAGCTCGCATCGGCGGGTTTCGATCTCGCGAAAATCACGTTGCACGTCGGACCGGGAACTTTCAGCCCGGTGCGCGGATCCCTCTCCGTCCATCGCATGGAAGAGGAGCGCTATTCGATCGACGAGCAGACGGCGGCGCGCATTGCCCGCGCGAAAGAAGAGGGCAGGCCGGTGGTCGCCGTCGGCACGACGACCGTGCGCGCGCTCGAAAGCGCGGCGCAGGCCGACGGTGTCGTTCGCGCGGGCAGCGCTTCGAGCGGACTGTTCATCCGCCCGGGCCACCGCTTCCGCGCAATCGATGCGCTCGTGACGAACTTCCACCTCCCAGGATCGACGCTGCTCGCGCTCGTGATGGCGCTGGCCGGTCGCGACTGCATCGAACGTGCCTACGAGGCCGCTGTCGCGGAGCGTTACCATTTCTACAGCTACGGCGATGCGATGCTCATCCGGTGA
- the nadA gene encoding quinolinate synthase NadA, giving the protein MSAASDPRATPTSAAELLEQLRPLGQETVYDEESCRELASLIDEIRELKKSRDAVVLAHNYQRPEIFEVADFVGDSLELARQGRDVSASTIVLCGVHFMAETAKILAPHKTVLIPDARAGCSLADSVDADALVERRDELRKVWPDLLVISYVNTTAAVKAVTDICCTSSNAVKIVEAAPTQNVLFVPDRNLAAYVAANTTKNVIAWDGDCYVHHQIRPDVIRSVRQARPGIRVVAHPECRSDVLAEADAVLSTSGMIRYAKETDAPEFLIVTECGLSDRLLLEVPEKKFYKACQLCRYMKMITLENTRDSLRDRRDEIVLSDETCDRARASLDRMLELG; this is encoded by the coding sequence ATGTCCGCTGCCAGTGACCCGCGCGCGACGCCAACGAGCGCTGCCGAGCTTCTCGAGCAGCTTCGTCCGCTCGGGCAGGAAACCGTCTACGACGAAGAGAGTTGCCGCGAGCTGGCCTCGCTGATCGACGAGATCCGCGAGCTGAAGAAGTCGCGCGACGCGGTCGTGCTCGCGCACAACTACCAGCGCCCCGAGATCTTCGAGGTCGCCGATTTCGTCGGAGACTCCCTCGAGCTGGCCCGGCAGGGACGCGACGTGTCGGCTTCGACCATCGTGCTCTGCGGTGTCCATTTCATGGCCGAGACGGCCAAGATCCTCGCGCCGCACAAGACCGTGCTGATTCCCGACGCGCGCGCCGGGTGCTCGCTGGCCGACAGCGTCGACGCCGACGCGCTGGTCGAGCGGCGCGACGAGTTGCGAAAAGTCTGGCCCGACCTGCTCGTGATCTCCTACGTCAACACGACGGCAGCCGTCAAAGCCGTGACCGACATCTGCTGCACGTCCTCCAACGCCGTGAAGATCGTCGAGGCGGCGCCGACGCAGAACGTGCTGTTCGTGCCCGACCGGAATCTTGCAGCGTACGTTGCCGCCAACACGACGAAGAACGTCATCGCGTGGGACGGCGACTGCTACGTGCATCACCAGATCCGTCCCGACGTGATCCGCAGCGTGCGCCAGGCGCGTCCGGGAATCCGCGTCGTCGCGCACCCCGAGTGCCGCAGCGACGTGCTGGCCGAGGCCGACGCGGTGCTGAGCACCAGCGGCATGATCCGCTACGCGAAAGAGACCGACGCGCCGGAGTTCCTGATCGTCACCGAGTGCGGATTGTCGGACCGGCTTCTTCTCGAGGTGCCCGAGAAGAAGTTCTACAAGGCCTGCCAGCTCTGCCGCTACATGAAGATGATCACGCTCGAAAACACCCGCGACAGCCTGCGCGACCGGCGCGACGAGATCGTGCTCTCCGACGAGACCTGCGACCGCGCGCGCGCGTCGCTCGACCGGATGCTCGAGCTCGGCTGA
- a CDS encoding uracil-DNA glycosylase — MSPLDPLIARQAKAWLEREIGLGLDVVPRAPAGPRARAGDALQSPVTRAPSPAEAPSRAAEAPLPGEAASFVAASSPSPGSSLSEVLVEPAIREASSLPALREVLGDCRRCKLCRGRTNIVFGVGNPSASLMFVGEGPGEDEDRLGEPFVGKAGALLDSIITNAMGLSRSDVYIANVVKCRPPNNRDPEPDEIVACEPFLRRQVELVSPQVIVSLGKFATQALLGDRTPISKRRGRWHEFNGVPLMPTFHPAYLLRNPADKRLVWEDIKLVMARLGLVRPSR; from the coding sequence GTGAGCCCGCTCGATCCTCTCATTGCCCGCCAGGCAAAGGCCTGGCTGGAACGGGAAATCGGGCTCGGGCTCGACGTCGTTCCGCGCGCGCCTGCGGGACCGCGTGCACGGGCCGGCGATGCGTTGCAATCGCCCGTCACGCGAGCCCCTTCACCTGCCGAAGCGCCGTCGCGCGCAGCAGAGGCTCCGCTTCCAGGCGAAGCGGCAAGTTTCGTCGCAGCGTCTTCGCCATCTCCCGGAAGCAGCCTGTCCGAAGTTCTCGTCGAGCCCGCGATCCGCGAGGCTTCGAGCTTGCCGGCTCTGCGCGAAGTGCTCGGCGACTGCCGGCGCTGCAAGCTCTGCCGCGGAAGAACGAACATCGTGTTCGGCGTCGGCAATCCGTCGGCGAGCCTGATGTTCGTCGGCGAAGGTCCCGGCGAGGACGAGGACCGTCTCGGCGAGCCGTTCGTCGGCAAGGCCGGCGCGCTTCTCGACAGCATCATCACCAACGCGATGGGCCTTTCGCGCTCGGACGTGTACATCGCGAACGTCGTCAAGTGCCGGCCGCCGAACAACCGCGATCCGGAGCCGGACGAGATCGTCGCGTGCGAGCCGTTCCTGCGCCGCCAGGTCGAGCTGGTTTCGCCGCAGGTGATCGTCTCGCTAGGCAAGTTCGCGACCCAGGCGCTGCTCGGCGATCGCACGCCGATCTCCAAGAGGCGAGGGCGCTGGCACGAATTCAATGGCGTGCCGCTGATGCCGACCTTCCATCCGGCCTACCTGCTGCGAAACCCGGCCGACAAGCGCCTGGTCTGGGAAGACATCAAGCTGGTGATGGCCCGCCTCGGCCTCGTGCGCCCCTCCCGCTAG
- the secF gene encoding protein translocase subunit SecF yields the protein MLELIPNNRNIDFMKLRPWAFSMSGLLTVLGMIALIWRGGPNYGIDFTGGIMLHVSLDASATISDVRAAVDKLHLGEGGASVQDYGGGGATGEYLLRLATSDPSKANAEAERVRGLLADELKDKHFQALRTEIVGPRVGADLRQRAILAVLASTVMMGLYIAFRFDRRFGIGAAIALLHDVMVTVSALALMNAEIDLTVVAALLTIVGYSVTDTVVVADRIRENMNKSTREDLRGLINRSLNETLSRTILTSTTTLLVCTALFLFGGTVIHVFAFSLIVGIITGTYSSIFIASPIVEMWKGGSTRTLGAKA from the coding sequence ATGCTGGAGCTGATTCCGAACAACCGTAACATCGACTTCATGAAGCTGAGGCCGTGGGCATTCTCGATGTCCGGGCTGCTGACCGTGCTCGGGATGATCGCGCTCATCTGGCGCGGCGGTCCGAACTACGGCATCGACTTCACCGGCGGCATCATGCTGCACGTGTCGCTCGACGCGTCTGCGACGATCTCCGACGTGCGCGCGGCGGTCGACAAGCTCCACCTCGGAGAGGGCGGCGCCTCGGTGCAGGACTACGGCGGCGGCGGCGCAACCGGCGAATACCTGTTGCGCCTGGCCACCAGCGATCCGTCGAAGGCCAACGCCGAGGCGGAGCGGGTGCGCGGGCTGCTCGCCGACGAACTGAAGGACAAGCACTTCCAGGCCCTTCGAACCGAGATCGTCGGCCCGAGGGTGGGCGCGGACCTGCGCCAGCGCGCCATCCTTGCGGTTCTGGCCTCGACCGTCATGATGGGGCTCTACATCGCGTTCCGCTTCGACCGGCGATTCGGGATCGGCGCAGCGATCGCGCTGCTGCACGACGTGATGGTCACCGTGAGCGCGCTGGCCCTGATGAACGCAGAGATCGACCTGACCGTCGTCGCCGCGTTGCTGACGATCGTCGGCTACTCGGTCACCGACACCGTCGTCGTCGCCGATCGCATCCGCGAGAACATGAACAAGTCGACCCGCGAGGATCTGCGCGGCCTCATCAATCGCAGCCTCAACGAGACGCTTTCGCGGACGATCCTCACGTCGACGACGACGCTGCTGGTGTGCACGGCCCTTTTCCTGTTCGGGGGCACCGTGATCCATGTCTTCGCGTTCTCGCTGATCGTCGGGATCATTACCGGCACCTATTCGTCCATCTTCATCGCCAGCCCGATCGTGGAGATGTGGAAGGGCGGCTCGACCAGGACCCTGGGCGCCAAAGCCTGA
- a CDS encoding class I SAM-dependent methyltransferase, protein MRSKPGPTTGGSRKGDRGDILGSRRDDGRGPVKRERVKTRKGPTELPHHSRIYSDLAGIYDHVFTRVFQRRIGHVVKGLRIPAGARVLEVGIGTGLSVDAYPVHADVIGIDLSQDMLDHAQQKMDTLKHRHIKLQQGDAMNLAFPDESFDFVTAFHVITVVPDPKRMLDEMVRVCRPGGKIVIINHFSSERALIRFVVDRVDPITRHLGWSTRLRLKDVMDPGVLVLEKRYKTKPWSLFTIVEARKLGEVPQRRAR, encoded by the coding sequence ATGCGAAGCAAGCCTGGGCCCACGACCGGCGGTTCGCGCAAAGGAGACAGGGGAGACATCCTCGGTTCCCGGCGTGACGACGGCCGTGGCCCCGTAAAGCGCGAACGCGTCAAGACTCGCAAGGGCCCGACCGAGCTTCCACACCACAGCCGCATCTACTCCGACCTGGCCGGCATCTACGACCACGTCTTCACGCGCGTGTTCCAGCGCCGCATCGGTCACGTGGTCAAGGGGCTGCGCATTCCTGCGGGCGCGCGCGTGCTGGAAGTCGGCATCGGCACCGGCCTTTCGGTGGATGCCTACCCGGTGCACGCCGATGTGATCGGCATCGACCTGTCGCAGGACATGCTCGACCACGCCCAGCAGAAGATGGACACGCTGAAGCACCGTCACATCAAGCTGCAGCAGGGCGACGCGATGAACCTTGCGTTCCCGGACGAGTCGTTCGACTTCGTCACCGCCTTCCACGTGATCACCGTGGTGCCCGATCCCAAGCGCATGCTCGACGAGATGGTGCGCGTGTGCCGGCCGGGCGGCAAGATCGTGATCATCAATCATTTCTCGAGCGAGCGCGCGCTGATCCGCTTCGTCGTCGACCGCGTCGACCCGATCACGCGCCACCTCGGCTGGAGCACGCGCCTTCGCCTGAAGGACGTGATGGATCCCGGCGTGCTCGTGCTCGAGAAGCGCTACAAGACCAAGCCCTGGTCGCTGTTCACGATCGTCGAGGCGCGAAAGCTCGGCGAAGTGCCGCAGCGACGGGCGCGCTAG
- a CDS encoding slipin family protein produces the protein MPFDFFPVVLLLVVLVVANGINVIREYERAVVLRLGRLVPFRGPGLIFVIPLIESMSRIDMRTTTIDVPAQDVITHDNVSVKVDAVLYFRVLEPSRVVIEVENYLYATSLLAQTTLRSVCGQATLDQLLSDRERLNEQIQKILNEQASPWGIQVVAIELKQIDLPQEMQRAMARQAEAERDRRAKVIHAEGEFQAATRLSEAAEIMGKHPIAIQLRFLQTMVEISSEHTTTLVLPIPVDLLSPFVAMAARHAASSDAPAGPPKDETGA, from the coding sequence ATGCCATTCGACTTCTTCCCGGTGGTCCTGCTGCTTGTCGTGCTCGTGGTGGCAAACGGCATCAACGTGATCCGCGAATACGAGCGAGCCGTGGTGCTGCGCCTCGGGCGCCTCGTGCCGTTTCGTGGTCCCGGCCTGATCTTCGTCATCCCGCTGATCGAGAGCATGAGCCGCATCGACATGCGCACGACCACCATCGACGTGCCGGCCCAGGACGTGATCACTCACGACAACGTGTCGGTCAAAGTCGATGCCGTGCTGTATTTCCGTGTCCTCGAGCCGAGCCGTGTCGTCATCGAAGTCGAGAACTACCTTTACGCGACCTCGCTGCTGGCGCAGACGACGCTGAGAAGCGTCTGCGGCCAGGCCACCCTCGACCAGCTGCTGTCCGACCGCGAACGTCTCAACGAGCAGATCCAGAAGATCCTCAATGAACAGGCCTCTCCGTGGGGAATCCAGGTGGTGGCCATCGAGCTGAAGCAGATCGACCTGCCTCAGGAGATGCAGAGGGCGATGGCCAGGCAGGCGGAAGCCGAGAGAGACCGCCGCGCGAAAGTCATCCACGCCGAAGGGGAATTCCAGGCGGCGACTCGTCTTTCGGAAGCCGCCGAAATCATGGGCAAGCATCCGATCGCGATCCAGCTTCGTTTCCTGCAGACGATGGTCGAGATTTCTTCCGAGCACACGACGACGCTGGTGCTGCCGATTCCGGTCGACCTGCTTTCGCCTTTCGTCGCGATGGCGGCGCGCCACGCTGCCTCGTCGGACGCTCCCGCCGGCCCGCCCAAGGACGAGACCGGCGCGTGA
- the yajC gene encoding preprotein translocase subunit YajC, protein MDSTSAAAPLLLAQAAPDAFVQFVPLALILAVFYFLLIRPQQQKAREHEDYLKGLKRGELVITQSGLFGRVVELRDQDVTLEIAPNVKVRYERSKIAGSAGTAVPKAE, encoded by the coding sequence ATGGATAGCACTTCTGCCGCCGCCCCCCTGCTGCTCGCGCAGGCCGCGCCCGACGCTTTCGTCCAGTTCGTACCGCTGGCACTGATCCTGGCAGTTTTCTATTTTCTGTTGATCCGGCCCCAGCAGCAGAAAGCGCGTGAGCACGAGGACTACTTGAAGGGGCTCAAGCGCGGGGAGCTCGTGATCACGCAGAGCGGCCTGTTCGGCCGCGTCGTCGAGCTGAGGGACCAGGACGTGACGCTGGAGATCGCACCGAACGTCAAGGTTCGCTACGAGCGCTCCAAGATTGCCGGCAGCGCCGGCACTGCCGTACCCAAGGCAGAATAA
- the tgt gene encoding tRNA guanosine(34) transglycosylase Tgt has translation MSALRFDILHEARGGGRTGRLTLAHGSVETPAFMPVGTYGSVRGLTPGQLRGAGVQMVLSNAYHLALRPGAQAIAALGGIQKFMGWNGPVLTDSGGFQVFSLAGNVKVDEEGAVFRSPVDGTRLRMTPESVVALEQTLGVDVGMVLDVCVANPGDRPAAASAADRTLRWARRAREVTDGSPATSFFAIQQGGLFEDLRAQNSEGLVALDFPGYAVGGLSVGEARDETMRTARFSVEMLPRRRPRYMMGMGTPLDLVELCGWGYDLFDCVLPTRNGRNGMVFTASGPVTIRNACHASSTEPLEDGCDCEACLDFSRGYLHHLARRGEMLAAILCSLHNVRFYQRLMRDIRAALAADAYEEFRTKFRARYVEKRLHDARQEAGKEEEQHG, from the coding sequence GTGAGCGCGCTTCGATTCGACATTCTCCACGAGGCCCGGGGCGGTGGACGGACGGGACGCCTGACGCTTGCGCACGGAAGCGTCGAGACCCCGGCATTCATGCCCGTCGGGACCTACGGCAGCGTCAGAGGGCTCACGCCCGGCCAGCTTCGCGGCGCCGGCGTACAGATGGTGCTGTCGAACGCGTACCATCTCGCGCTTCGGCCGGGGGCGCAGGCAATCGCCGCGCTCGGCGGCATCCAGAAGTTCATGGGATGGAACGGACCGGTGCTGACCGACAGCGGCGGCTTCCAGGTGTTCAGCCTGGCGGGCAACGTCAAGGTCGACGAAGAGGGCGCCGTCTTCCGGTCGCCGGTGGACGGGACCAGGCTGCGGATGACGCCGGAAAGCGTCGTGGCTCTCGAGCAGACCCTCGGCGTCGACGTCGGCATGGTGCTGGACGTCTGCGTCGCCAATCCGGGGGATCGACCCGCGGCGGCCTCGGCCGCCGACCGAACGCTGCGGTGGGCCCGCAGGGCAAGGGAGGTGACCGACGGGAGCCCGGCCACGTCGTTTTTCGCGATCCAGCAGGGAGGCCTGTTCGAAGACCTGCGGGCGCAGAACTCCGAGGGCCTGGTGGCGCTGGATTTCCCCGGCTACGCCGTCGGCGGGTTGTCGGTGGGGGAGGCCCGCGACGAGACGATGAGAACTGCCCGGTTCTCCGTCGAAATGCTGCCGCGCCGGCGCCCCCGCTACATGATGGGGATGGGGACCCCCCTCGACCTGGTCGAGCTTTGCGGCTGGGGCTACGACCTGTTCGACTGCGTGCTGCCGACCCGCAACGGCCGCAACGGCATGGTGTTTACGGCCTCGGGCCCGGTGACGATCCGCAACGCCTGCCACGCGTCCAGCACCGAGCCGCTGGAAGACGGTTGCGATTGTGAAGCTTGCCTAGACTTTTCGCGCGGTTACCTGCACCATCTTGCGCGCCGCGGAGAGATGCTCGCAGCCATCCTCTGCAGCCTGCACAACGTACGTTTCTACCAGCGACTGATGAGGGACATACGCGCGGCCCTGGCAGCGGACGCGTACGAGGAATTCCGGACGAAATTCCGGGCTCGTTACGTGGAAAAACGTCTGCACGACGCACGGCAGGAAGCTGGCAAGGAAGAAGAACAGCATGGATAG